agataaaagttttttttttactgaTTGTGGATTTTGTTTCCGTTTGATTTATTGAACTAGTGCTATCTTGTTGTGCTGTGTCTAGTTTTTGTTTAAGATTTTATATGCTGTAGGCTCAGGTAAGTCTCTGTTCCATAATACTGCAACAGGATGAAAATATGTAAGAAGATGAAGTTGGGTTTTGGTTGGAGTTTGAGGTTTCTTATCACGAACAGACAGAAATTGGAGATCTTGGTTTTGCTTACTGAAATCTGAATAGTTGGTTagcttatttattttttaatcaaatatACCGACATTTCATTTCAAGTGATGGAAGGATTTATGTACATCTGATTTATATGATGGTTAATGTCACATAGAATTACTCCATTCTCGTTTGAAGACGTTAATAAGTTTAAACTCTTGTGGGCTAAAATTGTCTAGTGACTAGTTGCAGTGGTTTTTGACTTTTAGTTTGTACGATGAATCAATGATGGCTAAAGAAACTAAAAACACTTGACTTACCCTCTAGGCAAGGAGATAGTTTGGGAACTTACTTGCCCTTGAGGGCAAGGAAGGATGGGGTTCAATGGAATGTGCATTGCACTTGGACATGAGAACTCAAAGCTCCTACAGTAGCGAATATGCCTAAACCATCTAGGTAGAGTATATATATTGAGGTAGTGGTTCGCAACAAACATGTAATCAGACATTGGGTCTGATACTTTTTAACTTGATTGCCTGTATAAAGTTGGAATTGTATATGGAATCTTGTTTTATCATGTTAAGATCTCTAGTTTCTTGTCAGTATTCCAAAACATATCCTGCCAatattccttttgttttcttaTCTATAGCCATATGAGTACTAATTATTGTAGCAAAAAAGAGTATGGCTCGCAAAGATAGTATCATCAATTACAAAGCGGTGTAGATTCATCTCTataagaaagaaagagaagatgATTAACAAACAACGTATATTGGTGAATGATTCATCACTTTTATTTTGAAACAAAATAAGCAGATTTGTCTCAGGATTTTGTACACTGTTTTTGGTTTTTGCTTTTCTATAAATTTTGTTTTGTTGCTTGGTAAACATTGTCAGTGTTGGTCTGCTTTTTTTTCTTTGCTTAGCCAATTGCTTGCTCATTACTATTCTAGAAATCTATTGCTTCACCTGGGCATGGAATTCTTGCTGTCGATGAATCAAATGCTACATGTGGAAAGAGGCTTGCTTCAATTGGTCTGGAGAATACAGAACAAAACCGCCAAGCTTATAGACAGCTTTTGTTGACCACCTCGGGTCTAGGTGCATATATATCTGGGGCTATTCTTTATGAGGAAACACTATACCAATCGACCACAGATGGAAAGAAGTTCGTGGACTGCTTACACCATGAGAAAATCATGCCCGGTATTAAGGTTGATAAGGTAATTATTATCTTCAAAGTTATGACAATTTCTGTTTTACTCATATGAAATGTTGaagtttgtttttctttgttCCATTGTCAAGGGTTTGGTCCCATTACCTGGATCAAACAATGAATCTTGGTGCCAAGGATTGGATGGATTGGCCTCAAGATGTGCTGAATATTACAAACAAGGCGCACGTTTTGCCAAATGGTTTGTTTAGTTCTCTTACATCCTCCTAGTATTTGTTTCATATTTCATATTGCACTTTATCCAATTACGTCGGTAAGTATCTTCTAAATGCACTGTAAAAACTGCAGGAGGACAGTTGTCAGCATTCCTTCGGGCCCTTCAGCTCTGGCTGTTAAGGAGGCTGCATGGGGACTTGCTCGTTATGCTGCTATTGCCCAGGTAAATCAGATACCCTTTTCTAGTGTACATGACTAGAATCTCCAAACTAAAGTATCACTGCTTTTATTCGTGAACCATGAAATATTTCAGTTTCAAATGTGAAAACAACTTATCTATAATAGTTGGCAGCATGTGGAAATTCTGAATTTAACAAAAAAAGTTGTTTAGGAAAGATAACCCTTTGCTGTAGATCCTTGATACGTATACTCTTACAATTTTCAGAATGGATGAATCCAATGCATAAAATTAAGCATGAAATTTTCTTTCCATACAAGTATCATGTTTTTCTGACTACAATCAAATGTGCCTAACTTTCAAGATTAGAGTGCACACACTTTATTCCATCATCTACATCTTATTTTGATTATCATTTGAATTTAATATTATTGTTCTGGCAGTTATTTGTTTACTGGATTCTTACAAACTTCAATTCTTACCATATTGTAGGATAATGGACTAGTCCCGATAGTGGAGCCTGAGATCCTCCTTGATGGGGATCATCCGATTGAAAGAACTCTTGAGGTGGCCGAGAAAGTTTGGGCTGAAGTCTTCTTCTATCTAGCGGAGAACAATGTGGTATTTGAGGGCATTTTGCTCAAGCCTAGCATGGTCACCCCTGGTGCTGAGCACAAGGAGAAAGCATCGCCAGAGACCATCGCAAAATATACATTGAAAATGCTAAATAGGAGGGTGCCCCCTGCAGTTCCTGGGATCATGGTATGCGTAAATTTGATTGCATCTTTATC
This region of Zingiber officinale cultivar Zhangliang chromosome 9A, Zo_v1.1, whole genome shotgun sequence genomic DNA includes:
- the LOC122020478 gene encoding fructose-bisphosphate aldolase 1, chloroplastic-like; translation: MASLQLSSQWISGKTTFASRNSPRTAVPRRVAMRPIRAGSYTDELVQTAKSIASPGHGILAVDESNATCGKRLASIGLENTEQNRQAYRQLLLTTSGLGAYISGAILYEETLYQSTTDGKKFVDCLHHEKIMPGIKVDKGLVPLPGSNNESWCQGLDGLASRCAEYYKQGARFAKWRTVVSIPSGPSALAVKEAAWGLARYAAIAQDNGLVPIVEPEILLDGDHPIERTLEVAEKVWAEVFFYLAENNVVFEGILLKPSMVTPGAEHKEKASPETIAKYTLKMLNRRVPPAVPGIMFLSGGQSEAEATLNLNAMNLAPNPWHVSFSYARALQNSVLKTWQGQPENIKAAQKALLARAKANSLAQLGRYSADGENEEAKKGMFQKGYTY